CCACAATCCCGCCCTTGGCGGTACCATCGAGCTTCGTGACCACGATGCCCGTGACGGGGACCGCGGCCGAGAAGGTGCGCGCCTGCGAGAGCGCGTTCTGGCCGATCGTGCCGTCGAGCACGAGCAAGACCTCGTGCGGAGCGTCGGGGAGTCGTTTCATGATCACGCGATGAATCTTGCGCAACTCCGTCATGAGATCGTCACTGGTGTGCAGGCGACCGGCGGTGTCCACGATGACGATGTCAGCACCACGCGTCATGCCGGCATCGACGGCGTCGAATGCGACTGATGCGGGATCCGATCCGGGTGCGCCGCCCACGAAGTCGACACCGGCACGCTCCGCCCAGACACGCAACTGGTCGATCGCGCCGGCCCGGAACGTGTCGGCGGCACCGAGCAACACCTTCTTGCCTTCCTTCTTGAATTGCGCGGACAACTTCCCGATGAAGGTCGTCTTGCCGGCGCCGTTCACCCCGATCACGAGCACCACGGTGGGCCCCGTCGTGGCACGAAGCAGCGTCGGGTCGGCGTTGCCCTTCCGGAGTGCGGCCTCGATACCCTGAGCCAGGGCACCACGGAATTCCGCTTCGGTTTTGACCTCACCGCGCTTGGCGCGAAACTCGACGTCCGCCACCAGTGCCAGCGACGTCGTCACGCCAAAATCGGATTCGATCAGGAGCGTCTCGAGCGTTTCGAGCGATCCCTCGTCGACGCCCTTGAAGAGCACCGACACGTCGGTGAACGCAACGTCCTTGAAGCGCTGCCAGAGCGAGCGCTTGGGAGCTTCATCCTTACGGCGAAACAGGCGAGCCATTCTTGACCGGGCGAAGAGAAACGAAGTGTCGAACGAGTGGCGACGATCAGCGATAGCCGCCAGCGCGGCGGCCGATCCATTCGCCGCAGAGCAGCAACAGGGCAAGCACGAACGGCCATCCCGCGTCAGCCAGTCGGGGGGCATCCGACGACAACGCACCGCGCGAGAGCACACCATCACGGACGGTGGGAGCCCGTGGCACCCATTCGCGCGAGGCGTTCACCACCAACACGCTGGCGCCGCCCTCAGCCTGCACATCGTACACCCCAGCCGCCAATGCGGGTGAGGTTGTTTCGAAGCTCGACCCGGTGAATCGCAACGTGAGCGAGTCGATAGCAGTGCCGCCCCGTCGGCTCAGTCGCACGGCCACGATCGAGTCGACCCCGCCGCGACGCCACGCGACGGGATCACCAGCACGCATGAGCGACGCGATCGGCCGGGCAGCCCGCACATCACCGCGTCCGGCCGCCAGCCAGTCGAAAATGGCACCCCACAACGCACCGAATGCCTCCGCGGAGCGGCCACCGCGAAGCGCCCAGCCAGCGTATCCCGATCCGGAGACGACAACGGTGCGGACACCGTTCTCGATGCGCGCCGCAATGGCGGGCACGGCGTCGCCGCGCTTGCCCAGTTGCGCGGTCAGCACGGGCATCGCGCCGCGTGCCGGGCCGGCGAGAGTCAGCGGTGGCAAGGAATCGAGCGGTAAGCCGGCGAGTGCCGCGGCGAGCGGAGACGCCGGCACACCCGACGCATACCATTCCGGCGTCCGCGCCAATTCGCCCGCCCGCGCGATCGTCGTGGGCGGCGCGGGGATCCAGAGTGCTTTCGCACCCGTCGCGCTACGGGCGGCGGCGCGCGGCCGCCAGGCCGTATCGCCATGTACGATCAGCATGCCCGCGGCGCCCGCCTGCGTCTTGACGTCGTCCTCGCTGATCGGCGCCAGCGAGCCCTCCACGCGCCAGACGCCCGGTGCCACGCGCAGGAAGGCCCGCGTGGGCACGTTCAGCGCGCCGCGCAGCACCACCAGTGCCTCACGCACGTCGAGGTCAGGGGCGGTCGACACGAACACCGCCGAGGGCCGGTCACCGATGTCGATGGTGGTGGACAGCGTGTCGTTGCGCGGCTCCGCGTCGCCGGGAACGAGCAATACCGACCGCACGAGCGCCGAACGCGCGCCGCGCGGCAGTGCGATCGTGGACGTGACGCGCGTCGAGGTGAGTGCCGCCAGGGCCGGCACGGCGAGCACGACCGGCGCGATCCCATCCACCATCACCCGCAACTGCGCGTCGGGCGTCGATGACGCACCGGCGGTGACGGTCGCCGCCACGGTGATCGTATCTCCGGCGGTGGCGGTGGTCGGCACCGCCATATCGGCGATCGCCCCGTCGGTACGCGGCGCGTTCGCCAACACGCGAATGATCGATCCGGTCGGGGCTTCGGCGAGCGACTCGGCGTCATCGACTTCACCGTCGGTGAGCAGCACTAACGGACGCCCTAGCGACGCGGCACGATCGACCGCGGCCCGCACGCGCGAGCCCTGATCGTCGGAACGCAGGGTCGCGATATCGGAGGCGCTGATGTCGCGAATGGAGTCGCCGACGATCACAAACGCCTCGGCACCGGGCGCATCACGCTTGACGGCCTCGGAGAGGCGTTCGCGCCACGCCTTGACCACCGAGTTCTCGTCGCCAACGGCGCGACGCGAGGAGGCCGACACGTCGATCGCCACCAAGGGCGTCGCCGGTCGAGGCGGCGCCGAGGGGGCGCCGAAGAGGATGGCCGCGACGAGGGTCACGGCGAGGGCGCGTAGGGCGCCGAGCATGATCGCACGGGAGCGCGCAAGCGTTCCGACGCGCCCGTAGGCGAGCCAAGCCGCGGCAACGCCGAGTGCGAGGGCAAGTATCCAGCGAATCACGACAGTAACGTCATTGATCGGCACGATAGGAGAAAGGGCAAAGGGCAAAGAAGCCGAAGCCTCTTTGCCCTTTACGCGGAAGGATGCCGATCAGTTCAGTCGCCAGCGATGCGCGTCACGACCGGCGCCGCCGCCGTGCTCGCGTCGCGGGGGCCATCCAGCCGGGCGAAAAGCCGAGCCTTGAGATCGTCGAAGGTGGCGCGCTGGCCGGAGGCGAGCGGCTCACCGGTCACGTTGCGCAGGGCCACCCGGGGATCGCGGTGCTTGCCGTTCACGAGCACTTCAAAATGCAGGTGCGGCGCAGTGGAAAGGCCCGTCGTGCCCACGAAAGCGACCGTGCGCGAGATCGAAACATTGGTGCCACGACGGATGCCAGGGGCGAAGGCATTGAGGTGGCCGTAGCGCGTGACGAAGCCGTTGCGATGACGAATTTCGAGCACGCGACCATATCCGCCCTTCCATCCGGCGAAGATCACGACGCCATCGCCAAGCGCGCGGACGGGGGTTCCACGCGCGGCGGCGTAGTCCATGCCCTGATGTGCGCGCACCGTACCGAGGATCGGGTGACGTCGCAGGCCGAACACGCTCGAGATGCGCCGGAAGGCGAGCGGTGCGCGCAGAAACGCGGCACGCATCGACTTCCCTTCGCCATCGAAGTAGCTCGACTTCGTGCCCTGCGCGAACCGCATGGTTTCCACCCGACGGCCATCGACCGTGAGTCGGGCCGCGATCACGTCGCCAGGACGCACCGCGCCGTTCGGCGCCCGCTGACGCTCCATGAGCACCTTGATCGTGTCTCCCTCGCGCAGATCGCGGCTGAGATCAACACGGTACTCGAGAATGTCGGCCAAGGCGTAGGCGACTTCGTCGCGCACATTGGCCGGAAACGCCTCGGCGCCCTGCGCAATGGCTCCCGTAAGCGTGGAGGTCACCACACCGCCAACCACGACGGTGTCGGTGGTCCACGAGAGCGTCTCTTCTTTCTCCAGCCATCCTGACCGCGAACCGGCGGTGGCGGAGCGGGTGAAGCGCACCAAGCGATCGATCGCCAACTGCAGCACGACCTCTGAAGCGCCGGAATCCGGGCTGACTTTGGAGGTGATGGTGGTGCCGGCGCGGATCTTCCGCGCGTCGATCGCCTGCGATTCCATCAAGACACGGGCAGCTTCGTCACGCGGGACGCCCGCACGTTCCAGCACGGCTACGAGCGGCTCACCCCGTTTGACGGTGTCGACTCGCACGCGCCACTTCGATGCGACAGAAACACGAGACCCCGCAGCGAGTACTGTCGCTGCGGGGCGTTCGGGGACGGGACGTCCCAACGCAATAGCGGTGGCTCCGATACCGGCACAAAGGGTAGCCATCAGGAGCCGTGCGCGAGCGCTGGTCAATCCATCTGTCTCCGTATGAACGTCGGGATTTCCATGTCGTCGAGCTCAGCGCTGGGCGACGGAGAAATCGGTGGAACGCGAGGCGGCCGTGGTGGCGCCCCTTCCCACGCAGGACGAGCGGGGGCGGCAACAGGTCTCACAGCGGGCCGGTCCCGAGTAGGGAACGGGAGTACGGCGGGGGACTTGGCAGCCGCTGCAGGAGGAAAAGATGCAGCCGGTGGTGTGACAGCGGAAGGGGCCGTTGTGCCGAGCGGCACATTACGGACGACTCCGTTGCCGGCGCCTCCCTGCATCTGCCGATCAAATCCGGTCGCGATGACCGTAACGCGGATTTCGTTCATCATGGCGGGCTCATGCACGGCGCCGAAGATGATCTCGGCGTTGTCGCCCACGGCATCGTGCACGATGTCGTTGATCTGCGTGACTTCCCCGAGGGTGAGGTCTTCACCGCCCGTGATGTTGACGAGCACGCCAGTCGCGCCGGAGATCGACACGTTGTCGAGCAACGGCGAGGCGATGGCCTGCTGGGCGGCTTCCATGGCGCGGTTCTCGCCGCGGCCGATACCGGTGCCCATGAGCGCCGAGCCACCGTTCTGCATGACGGTGCGCACATCGGCAAAGTCGACGTTGACGAGGCCGGTTTCGCTGATGAGAAGCGAGATGCCTTGCGTCGCGTGCAGCAGCACTTCGTCGGCCTTCTTGAGCGCCTCGTGGAACGGGATGCCCTTGCCGACTACGGCCAGCAGCCGCTCGTTGGGCACGATGATCATCGTGTCCACATGCTTTCGCATCTCGGCGATGCCTTCTTCCGCTTGGCGCATCCGCTTCCGTCCTTCGAACAGGAACGGCCGCGTGACGATGCCGACGGTGAGGGCGCCCGCTTCACGCGCGAGTTCACAGATCACCGGCGCCGCGCCAGTGCCCGTGCCGCCACCCATGCCGCAGGTCACGAACACGAGATCGGCGTTGCCGAGCACGCGCTTGGTGTCTTCGCGGTTCTCGTCGATGGCTTGCCGCCCGATCTCGGGGCGAGCGCCAGCGCCGAGTCCACGCGTGAGCTTTTTGCCGATCTGAATCTTGACGTCGGCCTTGGAGTTCATGAGCGCCTGCGCGTCGGTGTTCACCGAGATGAACTCGACGCCCTCGAGATGTTCCTCGATCATGCGGTTGACGGCATTGCCGCCACCGCCGCCCACACCCACGACCTTCATGCGGGCGTTCTGGGCAGCGCTCTCTTCGAACTCGAAGGTCATGCGGGGGAGCTCCATACGGGGCTTTACGGGCTCAGGGTGGTTCGCAGAGCAACCCGGCAGCAGGCTGGGTCACCATGAGTCCTTTGCAGCGAGCTCCGCCATGGTGGGCGGTCCGCGCACGGACTCTCAGGGATGTGGAAGATCATGCCGCATGGTGCGAAAGCTTCCCTAGAATACACATTCGAGAGTGCAGCGCAACCCGTGAAATCCGTTGAAGTTGGACGAATTCGTCACGAGTTCTGGCGGCGTGAAACAGGCCCGGTTTTATCCACAATTCCCTTCATTTCGACGGCTTGTGACATTCGTGAATGGGGCCGCCGGACGTGGACTCCGCGCGGCCGCTGTTTCGGCGAACAGATCACGCGGAGGCGCAGAGAGCGCAGAGGCCGCAGAGTCAAAAAATGGTCTCTGCGTTCTCTGCGCTCTCTACCCTCTCTGCGTGATCGGTTCTACGGAGTTGGCCTAGCGGCTACCCGCCGGTGCCGTCGCCGCCGCTGGCTTCGTCTCGGCCGGACCGCCGGCGTCGTTCCAGTTGATGATGCTGTTGAAGACCATGTTGAACTCCCCATGGTTTTGCCAACGATAGATCGGGTTGTTGGCGAACATGATCACGCGACCGTTGCCCTTCACCGCGCCCGGTACATCGACGGCGAACGGACGCAACTTGAGCGAATCGGCGCCGGTCATGAGTCCCGACAGCACCGCCCTGTCGCCACCGACGTAGCGCGCGAGCACGTTGCCTTCGTCGGCGATGCCGACCTTGAACGGTGTGCCGCCCACGTACTTCACCGGGATCACGGTCTTGCCGAAGCCGTAGAACACCGGATGCTCGGGACGCGTGATCGTGGCTTCCACCAGCGGACGCTGCGACGTGAGCCCCGGCACGGTGACCTTGTCGACCGTACGTGCCCAGCCGAATTCGATCGGCAAGCGCGCGGACTCTCCAATCGCGATCAGTGTGCCGCCCGACGCGAGGAACGACGCGAACGCATCGACGCCCGGCTGGCCGAAGCCGCCGGTGAGATCTTTCGTCTCGCCGTACATGCCGAGGAACTTGTACTTGTCGTTCTTGAGATACGGCTGCGGGCGCGCGGCCGGCGCCTGCATCACCGTCTGGCGGCTCAGGTTCTGCTCGGCCATCAGGATCACGTCGTAGTCCTTCCGCAGGTTTCCCTGCACGACGCGCTCCTTGTAGATCAAATCGTACGGAATCTTGAACTCGTCGAACGTGAGACGATACCACCCGAGATTCTGCGTGCCACTCCATTGCGAGTAGATCGCGACGCGCGGCACATCGGCGTCATGCATCGACACGGACGGTGCGCTGCCGATCATCGCCGCGGTGAGTCCCAGGGAATCCACCAGCGTACGCACCCGCGGCGCGTACTTGCCATCGACCACGAACGAACCCGCCGGAAAGGTCGTGTCGCCGGCGGCGAAGCTCTTCTCCGCCACCTTCATCGGCACCGTGCGCAGCAGGTAGCGCAGCGTGACCATGTTGTTCGACCCGGTGTGCGCTACGGCGATGGCGGCGTTGCCGCTGCCGCGCGTGTTGCCCTTCAGCACGATCTTGTCGACCGGTGACACGGCGGCCTTCAGAATGCTCACGTCGGCGATCTCGACGACATCCACGTCCATCGCAAGGCCCATCGACCACCCGCTGTCGTCGTACGTGTTCAGTCGCGCGTCCGGATACTGCTGCCGCTCGATGAGATTCTTGGCGAGACGACCGTAGGGCTGATCACGCTTGATCACATACGAGCCGGCCGGATACGTGATTGCGCCCACCTTCACCGGCGCGGTGGCCTGCCCCACTTCGATACGCTGCACACGCAGCAGATTCACGAACTCCGCCACGCGCGTCATGTCGCGTTGCAGCGGAATCACGAAGCCGTACGGCGCCTTGACCTTGCCCTCTTCGATGCTGTTGCGCGTCTTGATGTAGAAGTTCTCGAGCACGGTGGCCGGAAACATCGACGCCAGCTGCAGCGCCGAGAGCACGCCGGTCTCCATGTAATTCGTGTTCGAGCGACGCGTAAAGGTCGCGATGTCGTTGAAGCCGATCGGATTGCCGCGGTACCACTCGCGATCCTGCGCACCACCACGACCGGTGGGCACCGCACCGGCGCGTCCACCAAGTCCGCCGCCGGGGGCCGGCGCGCCACTGGCGATACCCTTGCGCGCATTCGCCATCGCCGTGCTATCGAGGTCTCGTCCCGACTGCGTCTCGTACATCTTCATGAGACCGTTGTGGTTGTACGCCACCGACCCGAGATACCCGGGCGACCAGCCGTCCATGAACGCATGCGTGTACACACCCGGCATGCCCCACTTCGTCATCTGCGCCATCTCCCAGTTGCCGAACCACGGCAACTCGGCAAACAGGATCGGATCAAGATTCGGATTCTGCGGCGGGCCGCCGGTGTACGTGTAGAGCAACGGCTGCGCTTCATGCAGATCGTGCATGATCGGCGGGTAGGCCGTGAAGTACCAATCGATGATCGCGCGCATCTGCACCAGTTTGATGTTGATGTCGCGATTGTTGTCATGGTACACGTACTTGCCCCAGTACGGCACACCGGCGCCGCCACCGAACCCACCGCCGCCACCTCCACCTCCACCGCCGCCCGCCGCAGGCGCGGCCACTGGCGCGGCCACTGGCGCACGACGCGAGGAGTCGCCAGGCGCGGCCGGAGCCGGCGTGACGGCGGGAGTGATCGCCGGCGCCGGAATGGCCGCCGCCATGTCGAGGCCGCGGAAGAACCAG
This region of Gemmatimonas groenlandica genomic DNA includes:
- the ftsY gene encoding signal recognition particle-docking protein FtsY is translated as MARLFRRKDEAPKRSLWQRFKDVAFTDVSVLFKGVDEGSLETLETLLIESDFGVTTSLALVADVEFRAKRGEVKTEAEFRGALAQGIEAALRKGNADPTLLRATTGPTVVLVIGVNGAGKTTFIGKLSAQFKKEGKKVLLGAADTFRAGAIDQLRVWAERAGVDFVGGAPGSDPASVAFDAVDAGMTRGADIVIVDTAGRLHTSDDLMTELRKIHRVIMKRLPDAPHEVLLVLDGTIGQNALSQARTFSAAVPVTGIVVTKLDGTAKGGIVVAVHEALNVPIKFVGLGEQIGDLEPFDAGDYAKELVEA
- a CDS encoding M23 family metallopeptidase — encoded protein: MRVDTVKRGEPLVAVLERAGVPRDEAARVLMESQAIDARKIRAGTTITSKVSPDSGASEVVLQLAIDRLVRFTRSATAGSRSGWLEKEETLSWTTDTVVVGGVVTSTLTGAIAQGAEAFPANVRDEVAYALADILEYRVDLSRDLREGDTIKVLMERQRAPNGAVRPGDVIAARLTVDGRRVETMRFAQGTKSSYFDGEGKSMRAAFLRAPLAFRRISSVFGLRRHPILGTVRAHQGMDYAAARGTPVRALGDGVVIFAGWKGGYGRVLEIRHRNGFVTRYGHLNAFAPGIRRGTNVSISRTVAFVGTTGLSTAPHLHFEVLVNGKHRDPRVALRNVTGEPLASGQRATFDDLKARLFARLDGPRDASTAAAPVVTRIAGD
- the ftsZ gene encoding cell division protein FtsZ translates to MTFEFEESAAQNARMKVVGVGGGGGNAVNRMIEEHLEGVEFISVNTDAQALMNSKADVKIQIGKKLTRGLGAGARPEIGRQAIDENREDTKRVLGNADLVFVTCGMGGGTGTGAAPVICELAREAGALTVGIVTRPFLFEGRKRMRQAEEGIAEMRKHVDTMIIVPNERLLAVVGKGIPFHEALKKADEVLLHATQGISLLISETGLVNVDFADVRTVMQNGGSALMGTGIGRGENRAMEAAQQAIASPLLDNVSISGATGVLVNITGGEDLTLGEVTQINDIVHDAVGDNAEIIFGAVHEPAMMNEIRVTVIATGFDRQMQGGAGNGVVRNVPLGTTAPSAVTPPAASFPPAAAAKSPAVLPFPTRDRPAVRPVAAPARPAWEGAPPRPPRVPPISPSPSAELDDMEIPTFIRRQMD
- a CDS encoding M14 family zinc carboxypeptidase, producing MRQALTRHALLLGFAPFASLAAQQLTTEARDPNQKQDPTFAQNYQEWLANAKHGSPLVDHLPLVAGIPTPRDVLGYHIGAPRKLTYYADQLKYYRALAAASPRVKIETIGRSDEGRELVVVWISSEANMQRLDQNRKNLAKIADPRGMTEAQVKAVLADTKPHYHFMGGLHSGETGPSEMLMELAYRLVTETSPLISQIREQLYVSMTPAADADGRDRNVDWFFRGLDMAAAIPAPAITPAVTPAPAAPGDSSRRAPVAAPVAAPAAGGGGGGGGGGGFGGGAGVPYWGKYVYHDNNRDINIKLVQMRAIIDWYFTAYPPIMHDLHEAQPLLYTYTGGPPQNPNLDPILFAELPWFGNWEMAQMTKWGMPGVYTHAFMDGWSPGYLGSVAYNHNGLMKMYETQSGRDLDSTAMANARKGIASGAPAPGGGLGGRAGAVPTGRGGAQDREWYRGNPIGFNDIATFTRRSNTNYMETGVLSALQLASMFPATVLENFYIKTRNSIEEGKVKAPYGFVIPLQRDMTRVAEFVNLLRVQRIEVGQATAPVKVGAITYPAGSYVIKRDQPYGRLAKNLIERQQYPDARLNTYDDSGWSMGLAMDVDVVEIADVSILKAAVSPVDKIVLKGNTRGSGNAAIAVAHTGSNNMVTLRYLLRTVPMKVAEKSFAAGDTTFPAGSFVVDGKYAPRVRTLVDSLGLTAAMIGSAPSVSMHDADVPRVAIYSQWSGTQNLGWYRLTFDEFKIPYDLIYKERVVQGNLRKDYDVILMAEQNLSRQTVMQAPAARPQPYLKNDKYKFLGMYGETKDLTGGFGQPGVDAFASFLASGGTLIAIGESARLPIEFGWARTVDKVTVPGLTSQRPLVEATITRPEHPVFYGFGKTVIPVKYVGGTPFKVGIADEGNVLARYVGGDRAVLSGLMTGADSLKLRPFAVDVPGAVKGNGRVIMFANNPIYRWQNHGEFNMVFNSIINWNDAGGPAETKPAAATAPAGSR